TGAGAGAAATCTTAAAGCTCCTTTCTAAAACTTTCCCTTTAAGAAAATGTAGTCTTGCTGAAATGAAAAGAAGAAAGACCCCTTGTATTTATTATCAAATCAAAAAATGCCTCGCTCCTTGTGTTAATCCTATATCAGAGGAAGAATATAAAAAAATGGTAGATGGAGTAATAGAATTCTTTCAGGGAAAAGGAAAAGAACTTATAAAAAAACTTGAAGAGGAAATGCATCATCTTGCTGAAAATTTAGAATTTGAAAGAGCTGCCTTCTTAAGAGATAGAATTGAAGATTTAAAAAAGGTGCTCGAAACTCAAGCAGTAGTGCTTGATACACCCTTAGATTTAGATCTTTGGGAATATAAAAAAGAAAATTCCAATGAATATTTTATTGTTCTTTTTGTAAGATATGGATATCTTTATGGATTTCAGACTTTTCAAATAAAAAATCCTTTAGGAGAAAAGCCAGCTTTAAAGGAAGTGATTTTACAATTTTATATGGAAGGAAAAATAATTCCAGAAAAAATATTTTTACCTGAAAAACCTGAAGAAAAAGAAGAATTAGAAAGTATTTTAAGTGAACTTTCTGGAAAGGAAATAAAAATCTTAGAAAGTTTTCAAGATGAAAAGATAAAAATTTTAAGAGACTTAGCCTTAAAAAATTTGGAGAATTTTATCCTTTCAGAAAAAAGGAGAGAAAAACCATGGTATGCTGGGCTTTCAGAGGAGTTGGTTGAGGTTTTAAGGCTTTCTCGTGAACCAAGATGGATTGAAGCCATAGATCTTTCTCAATTCTATGGAACTGCAAGGGTTGGAGCATTAGTTTGCTTTTTTGAGGGAGAGCCTGAAAAATCTCGCTACAGACACTATCATATAAAGGGAGAAGGAAAAGACGATTATGCTATGTTATATGAAGTAGTTTATAGAAGATTAAAGCGTGGTTTAGAGGAAAACAATTTACCAGATCTTATTTTAATAGATGGTGGAAAAGGGCATTTAGAAACAGCTTTGAGAGCTGGGGAAGACCTTGAAGTAAAAGAAGTTGAGTTTAGAGCTATAGCAAAAAATGAAAAAAGACAACCTGAAAAACTTTATATTCCCGGGAGAAAAAACCCTCTCTTTTTACCAAAATATAAAGAAGTATATCATTTTATTGGAAGGGTTATGAGTGAAGCCCATAGATTTGCTAAAACCTTTGCAGAAAAAACAAAAGAAAAAGAAACTTTAACAAGTATTTTAGATAGAATAAAAGGAATTGGTCCCAAGAGAAAAGAAGTATTGTTAGAAAATTTTAAAGATTTAGAAGAAATTTTGAATGCCCCTTTAGAAAAACTTTCAAATCTTCCGGGTTTTAATCTAAAAATTGCTAAAACCTTAAAAAGGGAATTACAAAAACAAATTCAAACTTAAGTATAATAAAAATTAACTTTAGTTTATTTATTTTAGACTTTATTTTTTTTAAAAAAAATTTAAACTAAAGTTTAATAAATTTTAAAATTAGTCGATAAATAAAATTACTTATGGAAGTTTTAATTAATTTTAAGAATAAACTTTTGGCTTATGCTTTTTTTGAGATTTTGGGAAAAATAGAAGGGATTATTCCTTGTCTGCCTGAGGAAAGAAAATGTAAGGAACCAAATATTATTTTAACTGATTATTTCAGTCTAAATAAAGAGATCATTTCTAAATTTCCGAAAGCTAAGCTTGTTCTTGTTGATTCAGGATTAAGGGTAAAGTCTTTATTAAGGGTTTTGATGCAATATAAAGTAGCAGGAATAATAGCACCTTATACTGATTTAAATCTTTTTAAAAAAGCTTTAAAGGTTATTAGTGATGGGCAGATCTGGCTTGATAATAAATATCTCAAACATTTACTTAATGGTATGGATAAAGTTTCTTCTAAAGGAATTTCTTTAACTTCTAAAGAAAAAGATATAATTTATCTGGTTTGTGAAGGTTTATCAAATAAAGAAATTGCTGATAAATTAAATATTAGTGAACAAACAGTTAAAGCTCACCTTCACAAAATATTTAGAAAATTTAACATTTCAAGTAGAACTCAGCTAATTAACATCTTTTTGAATCTATTAATGACTACTAAAGTTTATAAACAAAAGTTAAATTTTTATTATCTAAATTTTTAATACTAAATTATCTCAAAATTAATTCTTATTACTTATTTACTTCCGAGAGATTCCTAACTATAAATATCTTATGAAAAAAATTAAAAAGGAGGTACCCAGCGCTGGGTTGTTGTAAAAACAAAAAAACTTAAAGGAGGTGTCACATGTTAAAAAAATTAGCAGTTGGTTTAGGTTGTTTAGGTCTTTTGCTTGGTGCAACAACAATGTCTTATGCCCACGGCGGCAATAGCGGTAATGGTGGTGGTTGTTCTGGTGATGCTTGTCAGGTATCCCACGCCGTGGATGTTGAACTCGGCGTGAATGTAAAGCTTGATGTTGATGTTTGTATCGATGCCGGAAACATGAACGACGATTTCTGGAGCACTCAAGCTTCTATCGGTCAGTATGGAGACGAAAACACTGCATCAATTACTCAAACTTCTACCTCACAGCTTGCTGGTATCTTGCAAGTTGGCGACCAAAACAAAGCTGGTATTAGTCAGACCGGGAACAACGAGTACGCAGCAATCGGTCAGTATGGAGATCTTAACAGCGCATATATTAATCAAACTTTGCAGAATGCAGCAGCTATCACCATTCAGTGGGGGAACTCCAACATAGCTTCTATTAGTCAGTAAGGTGTAAAAGACGAGGGGGTTATCCCCCTCGTATCCTCATTTAGAGGTGAACAATGAAAAAAATGAAAAAAATAAAAAAAATAAAAAAATTTCTTTTCAGCCTCTCCTTGCCCCTTCTCCTTTCAGCTAATTTTTCTTTTTCTCAGCCAACAGACCTACAAAAACTTGATCCAAACGTAGCCTTAAATTTGGATGTAAACCTTGATGTTTCAGTTGATGTAAAATTAAACTTACCGAGCGATTATGCTAAAACTGTTACTATCCAAATGGGAAACCAAAACGAAGCCTATCAAATACAAAATGGAATAGCAAACACTGCTTTCATTTATCAAGAGGGGATTTTAAATTATGCTTCCCAGTTGCAAGAGGGAGATCATAATGAGGCATATATTATTCAAAGCGGCTCAGGAAATAAAGCTTATCAAAATCAGTATAACGACTATAACACTGGTATAATAATCCAGATTGGACATGGAAACGAAGCTCATCAGAATCAATATGGATATGCAAAAGGAATTATCATTCAAAATGGAAATGGGCACATAATTACTCAAAATTAAGGTAAAGAAATGAAGGGAATAATCTTAGGAATGCTTCTTTTAGTGGTTTTACCTTTAAAAATTGAAAATTTTCCTGCAGAAATAAACTTAGAGATAGAAAGAGAAAATTCTCTTTTAAAGGTTTATTTAAAATGTTATAATCCCACTTCAGAACCTATTAGCTTTAAAGTTGGCTTAAATGTAATCAAAAATGGAGCTGAAGGAAAAGCAACTATTTTACAAAAACAAAACATAAAAATTTTGCCAAAAGAGAAAATAAAACCCACAATAGGGGTTATAAAAATAAATCCTCAAGACATTTACCTTATAGAAGTTAAAATTTGGAATAAAGAAGGGGATCTTATTTTTGAAAAAACTATAACTTCAGAGAATTTGGTATGAAATACATTTTTTTAATTTTTTTATTTTTCCTTCTTTGCAATCCCTTATGGTCTCAGGAAAATGAAGAAAAAAAAGCTGAAAAAGTTATAAAAGAGCCTACTTTTTATGGTTTCATTTTAGATAGAACCAAATCTAAAATAGGAAGGGATTTTTTTGAAAATTTTTCAGGTCTATGGGAATTTCCCCCTGGAACAGAACATCTTAACATTGTTATAGATGAACAAAGTGATCCAAGATGGGGAAGTCAAATCCTAATTTTTGTTGAGGATACCTTAGTTTATTATACTTTATTAAAACCCCGTTCAGAAGACATTGATCAAAAAGCAGAAGAAGCAGTTCAGGTAGTTTTTAATTATCTTATGGATTATCTTAAGTATCAAAAATATTTAGAAGAAGAAAAATTTATGTAGGAGGGTTAAAAATGAAAATAGTAAAATCCCTTTTTATTAGCCTTATTTTAAGTTTGAGTTTTATTTCCTCCTCTAAAGCTACTGAACTTATTTTTCAGTTTACTAATCCTGCTTTTGGAGGAAATCCCCTTTATGGTTCTTATTATCTTCAGAGTGCTCAAATGCAAAATATTTTCAAAGAAAAAAAAGAATCTTGGTTTAAATCAAAATCTTTAATTGAGAGATTTACAGATAGTTTTACAAGCCAACTTCTTTACCGAATGTCTGATTATATTTTAGATCAGCTTTTTGGAGAGGATAATACCTTACCTGAAAGCCCTATGACTTATACCATAGGGAATTTTAGAATTGAGTATAATCCCTCAGGTGATTATTATACCTTTACTATAACAGATCTTTCAACAGGAGAATCAAGCACCATACAAGTGCCTAAGTTTATGTAAATTTCTATTTTATGGGAGGATAAAATGAAGATAAAAAAGTATGGAAGTCTTTTTTTGGGTTTAAGCCTTCTCATTACCGGATGTGCTGGTCCTGTATATTCTCCATTTTATGAAAAAGCAATAAGTGGAACAGAATACATTACCTCTGTTCATAAAGACCTGACAAGTCTTCCTCCTCCTGAAAAACAAATTCCAGTTGCAGTATATAAATTTAGAGATCAAACTGGACAGTATAAATATTCTACCACTGTTACCAGTTTTTCTACTGCAATAACTCAAGGTGCAACAGCTATACTTATTAAAGCTTTAGAAGATAGTGGCTGGTTTATTCCTTTAGAAAGGGAAAACCTTGCTAATCTTCTGCAAGAAAGAAAAATAATTTTACAGATGAGTCAGCAATATAATGATGATCACTTGAAAGAAACAGCGCTTAAAACTTTACAACCTTTGATTTTTGCTGGTGTCATTTTTGAAGGAGGAATTATTGGTTATGATACC
The window above is part of the Thermodesulfobacterium geofontis OPF15 genome. Proteins encoded here:
- a CDS encoding curli production assembly/transport component CsgF, with the protein product MKIVKSLFISLILSLSFISSSKATELIFQFTNPAFGGNPLYGSYYLQSAQMQNIFKEKKESWFKSKSLIERFTDSFTSQLLYRMSDYILDQLFGEDNTLPESPMTYTIGNFRIEYNPSGDYYTFTITDLSTGESSTIQVPKFM
- a CDS encoding CsgE family curli-type amyloid fiber assembly protein: MKYIFLIFLFFLLCNPLWSQENEEKKAEKVIKEPTFYGFILDRTKSKIGRDFFENFSGLWEFPPGTEHLNIVIDEQSDPRWGSQILIFVEDTLVYYTLLKPRSEDIDQKAEEAVQVVFNYLMDYLKYQKYLEEEKFM
- a CDS encoding Curlin associated repeat-containing protein yields the protein MKKMKKIKKIKKFLFSLSLPLLLSANFSFSQPTDLQKLDPNVALNLDVNLDVSVDVKLNLPSDYAKTVTIQMGNQNEAYQIQNGIANTAFIYQEGILNYASQLQEGDHNEAYIIQSGSGNKAYQNQYNDYNTGIIIQIGHGNEAHQNQYGYAKGIIIQNGNGHIITQN
- a CDS encoding CsgG/HfaB family protein; protein product: MKIKKYGSLFLGLSLLITGCAGPVYSPFYEKAISGTEYITSVHKDLTSLPPPEKQIPVAVYKFRDQTGQYKYSTTVTSFSTAITQGATAILIKALEDSGWFIPLERENLANLLQERKIILQMSQQYNDDHLKETALKTLQPLIFAGVIFEGGIIGYDTNIVTGGFGARYFGVGGAVQYRVDRVTVYLRAVSVKNGAILKTVQATKVVLSQELSGGFFRFVRLNRLLEIETGITSNEPVEMAVQEAIEKAVHDLIIEGVKIGMWKPKDPEAFKTVTERYEKEKEEALKRLKSAGEAEFWGVK
- a CDS encoding helix-turn-helix transcriptional regulator, which encodes MEVLINFKNKLLAYAFFEILGKIEGIIPCLPEERKCKEPNIILTDYFSLNKEIISKFPKAKLVLVDSGLRVKSLLRVLMQYKVAGIIAPYTDLNLFKKALKVISDGQIWLDNKYLKHLLNGMDKVSSKGISLTSKEKDIIYLVCEGLSNKEIADKLNISEQTVKAHLHKIFRKFNISSRTQLINIFLNLLMTTKVYKQKLNFYYLNF
- the uvrC gene encoding excinuclease ABC subunit UvrC, with the translated sequence MLNLNLKEIPQAPGVYLFKSKRGEVLYVGKAKDLRARLSTYVREPYLSPKLEHLLRNTESVEYFLTDTEKAALLLEANLIKKYRPKYNVLLKDDKNYPLLRIPIKEKYPSLQIVRKRKKGDQALYFGPFTSARGLREILKLLSKTFPLRKCSLAEMKRRKTPCIYYQIKKCLAPCVNPISEEEYKKMVDGVIEFFQGKGKELIKKLEEEMHHLAENLEFERAAFLRDRIEDLKKVLETQAVVLDTPLDLDLWEYKKENSNEYFIVLFVRYGYLYGFQTFQIKNPLGEKPALKEVILQFYMEGKIIPEKIFLPEKPEEKEELESILSELSGKEIKILESFQDEKIKILRDLALKNLENFILSEKRREKPWYAGLSEELVEVLRLSREPRWIEAIDLSQFYGTARVGALVCFFEGEPEKSRYRHYHIKGEGKDDYAMLYEVVYRRLKRGLEENNLPDLILIDGGKGHLETALRAGEDLEVKEVEFRAIAKNEKRQPEKLYIPGRKNPLFLPKYKEVYHFIGRVMSEAHRFAKTFAEKTKEKETLTSILDRIKGIGPKRKEVLLENFKDLEEILNAPLEKLSNLPGFNLKIAKTLKRELQKQIQT